A single region of the Musa acuminata AAA Group cultivar baxijiao chromosome BXJ1-11, Cavendish_Baxijiao_AAA, whole genome shotgun sequence genome encodes:
- the LOC103972062 gene encoding RHOMBOID-like protein 2, whose amino-acid sequence MSTVDVERGAAAASGKTRGAVANGYRIPGNYQSQFYYDPGASVEREWTSWIVPLVVVANVAMFVATMYINNCPGHRNIYGSCVAGFLHRFSFQPLRENPLFGPSSSTLQKLGALEWDKVVHQHQGWRLVTCMWLHAGLIHLLANMLSLVFIGIRLEQQFGFVRIGIIYLLSGLGGSILSSLFIRNSISVGASGALFGLLGAMLSELITNWTIYTNKAAAMLTLLVIIVINLAVGILPHVDNYAHIGGFLTGFLLGFVLLLQPRLGWLERRNLPPADRVKSKYIAYQYILGVIALVLLVAGFIVGLVMLFRGVNGNDHCHWCHYLSCVPTSRWNCGN is encoded by the exons ATGTCCACCGTCGACGTCGAGAGGGGCGCCGCCGCCGCAAGTGGGAAGACCAGGGGAGCCGTGGCCAACGGCTACCGCATCCCGGGGAACTACCAGTCGCAGTTCTACTACGATCCCGGGGCGTCGGTGGAGCGGGAGTGGACGTCGTGGATCGTGCCCCTGGTCGTGGTGGCGAACGTCGCCATGTTTGTGGCCACGATGTACATCAACAACTGCCCTGGCCACCGGAACATCTACGGTTCCTGTGTCGCCGGATTCCTCCACCGGTTCTCCTTCCAGCCCCTCCGCGAGAACCCCCTCTTCGGGCCCTCGTCCTCGAC ATTGCAGAAGTTGGGTGCTCTAGAATGGGACAAGGTGGTCCACCAGCATCAAGGATGGCGGCTTGTGACTTGCATGTGGTTGCATGCTGGTCTTATACATCTTCTAGCAAACATGCTAAGCCTGGTTTTTATTGGGATTCGCCTTGAACAGCAATTTGGATTTG TCCGGATTGGTATAATATACCTACTTTCTGGATTAGGTGGTAGCATTCTGTCATCTCTTTTCATCAGGAATAGTATTTCTGTTGGTGCCTCCGGTGCTTTGTTCGGACTTCTTGGAGCAATGCTGTCAGAACTAATCACAAACTGGACCATTTATACAAACAAG GCTGCTGCTATGTTAACTCTATTGGTCATCATTGTGATCAACTTGGCTGTTGGAATATTACCACATGTTGATAATTATGCACACATTGGAGGATTTTTGACAGGTTTTCTCCTTGGCTTTGTGTTGTTGCTCCAACCTCGGTTGGGTTGGTTGGAACGCCGCAATCTGCCTCCTGCAGATCGGGTTAAATCGAAATATATCGCATACCAGTACATATTAGGGGTGATCGCACTGGTTTTGCTAGTTGCTGG ATTTATTGTTGGCTTGGTAATGCTATTCCGAGGAGTGAATGGGAATGATCATTGTCACTGGTGTCACTACCTGAGTTGTGTGCCGACGTCTCGATGGAATTGCGGAAACTGA
- the LOC103972064 gene encoding homeobox-leucine zipper protein ROC5 → MSFGGLFDMPYGSSAALPAGAISHPPLLSPSLHKSIFSSPGLSLALQTNLDAHRDRNLVPAVGGDGEDLDSARRRKQDENDSRSGSDNLEGGSEDDLELENPRKKKKYHRHTPQQIQELEALFKECPHPDEKQRMELSKRLCLEPRQVKFWFQNRRTQMKTQMERYENSILKQENDKLRAENLSIREAMRNPMCCNCGGPVVLGEISLEEQHLRIEYARLKDELDRVCALAGKFLGKPVSALAGPLALPTPNSSLELAVGTNGFAGLGSVAAATLPPLADFTSGTSSPLGTVITPGRALGAGAIGGVDTSQEKFVFLELALAAMDELVKMAEMEEPLWIPSLDAGRETLNYVEYDRCFPRCVGAKPNGFASEATRETGLVIINSSALVETLMDAARWADMFPSVIAKATAADVISSGMAATRNGALQLMHAELQVLSPLVPVRDVSFLRFCKQLSEGAWAIVDVSIDGIRGNPSAPPAKMTCCRLPSGCVVQDMPNGYSKVTWVEHAEYDETTVHPLYRPLLRSGLALGARRWVATLQRQCQSLAILMSSSLSHDDNTAVTPSGRRSMLKLAQRMTDNFCAGVCASSAREWNKLGGGVNIGEDVRVMTRQSVADPGEPPGVVLSAATSVWLPLSPQRLFDFLRNEQLRSQWDILSNGGPMQEMAHIAKGQNTGNAVSLLRASAVSASQSSMLILQETCTDASGSLVVYAPVDTPAMHLVMSGGDSAYVALLPSGFAILPDGGGGGAHKAGGSLLTVAFQILVNSQPTAKLTVESVETVNNLISCTVQKIKAALNCEP, encoded by the exons ATGAGTTTCGGGGGTTTGTTCGACATGCCGTATGGCAGCTCCGCCGCTTTGCCCGCCGGCGCCATCTCCCACCCGCCCCTCCTCTCGCCCTCACTCCATAAGTCCATATTCAGCTCCCCAGGCCTCTCCCTCGCCCTG CAAACGAACTTGGACGCGCACAGGGATCGAAACTTGGTCCCCGCCGTCGGAGGAGACGGAGAAGACCTGGATTCGGCTCGTCGGAGAAAGCAAGATGAGAACGATAGCAGATCAGGGAGCGATAATCTGGAAGGCGGATCTGAAGACGATTTGGAGCTAGAGAATCCCCGGAAGAAGAAGAAATACCACCGCCACACCCCTCAGCAGATCCAGGAGCTGGAAGC CCTTTTCAAGGAATGCCCCCACCCCGACGAGAAGCAAAGGATGGAGCTCAGCAAGAGGCTCTGTTTGGAGCCTCGCCAGGTCAAGTTCTGGTTCCAGAACCGGCGAACACAGATGAAG ACCCAGATGGAGCGGTACGAGAACAGCATCCTCAAGCAAGAGAACGATAAGCTTCGAGCGGAGAACCTGTCCATCAGAGAGGCCATGAGGAACCCCATGTGCTGCAACTGCGGTGGCCCCGTGGTGCTCGGCGAGATCTCTCTCGAGGAGCAGCACCTGAGAATCGAGTATGCTCGCCTGAAGGATGAGCTCGACCGGGTCTGCGCCCTTGCCGGGAAGTTCCTCGGCAAGCCCGTGTCTGCCTTGGCCGGCCCACTCGCTCTCCCGACCCCGAACTCTTCGCTGGAGCTCGCGGTCGGTACGAATGGCTTTGCCGGCCTCGGTTCGGTGGCGGCCGCTACCTTGCCTCCGCTGGCTGATTTCACCTCTGGAACCTCAAGCCCTCTAGGCACCGTAATAACCCCCGGGCGGGCTCTCGGCGCTGGAGCCATCGGTGGGGTGGACACGTCCCAGGAGAAGTTCGTGTTCTTGGAGCTTGCACTCGCTGCCATGGATGAACTGGTGAAGATGGCCGAGATGGAGGAGCCTCTGTGGATCCCGAGCTTGGACGCGGGGAGGGAAACACTGAACTACGTCGAGTACGACCGGTGCTTCCCTCGGTGCGTTGGGGCCAAGCCCAATGGTTTCGCGTCGGAGGCCACCAGGGAGACCGGCTTGGTCATCATCAACAGCTCAGCCCTCGTCGAGACTCTCATGGACGCT GCTCGATGGGCAGATATGTTCCCTTCTGTGATCGCAAAAGCGACCGCTGCAGACGTGATCTCCAGCGGCATGGCCGCGACTAGAAACGGTGCACTCCAGCTT ATGCATGCGGAGCTCCAAGTTCTCTCTCCCTTGGTTCCCGTTCGGGATGTCAGTTTCCTTAGGTTCTGCAAGCAGTTGTCCGAGGGCGCTTGGGCCATAGTCGACGTTTCCATCGACGGAATTAGAGGCAACCCGTCTGCTCCTCCGGCTAAAATGACATGCTGCAGGCTTCCTTCTGGGTGCGTAGTGCAAGATATGCCTAATGGGTATTCCAAG GTCACATGGGTGGAGCACGCCGAGTACGACGAGACTACAGTTCACCCGCTGTACCGCCCGCTGCTGCGCTCCGGTTTGGCCCTCGGCGCACGCCGCTGGGTCGCGACACTCCAGCGCCAGTGCCAGTCCCTCGCCATCCTCatgtcctcctccctctcccacGATGACAACACCG CGGTGACGCCGAGCGGGCGGAGGAGCATGCTGAAGCTGGCGCAGCGGATGACCGACAACTTCTGCGCGGGGGTCTGCGCGTCGTCGGCTCGCGAGTGGAACAAGCTGGGCGGAGGGGTCAACATCGGGGAGGACGTGCGGGTGATGACGAGGCAGAGCGTGGCCGACCCAGGGGAGCCGCCGGGCGTGGTTCTCAGCGCCGCTACCTCGGTGTGGCTCCCGCTCTCGCCACAGCGCCTGTTCGACTTCCTCCGCAACGAGCAACTCCGGAGCCAGTGGGACATCCTCTCCAACGGCGGGCCAATGCAGGAGATGGCCCACATCGCCAAGGGCCAGAACACCGGCAACGCCGTTTCCCTTCTCCGTGCCAGC GCCGTGAGTGCAAGCCAGAGCAGCATGCTGATACTGCAGGAGACGTGCACGGACGCGTCGGGATCATTGGTGGTGTACGCGCCGGTGGACACCCCGGCCATGCACCTCGTCATGAGCGGCGGCGACTCCGCCTACGTCGCCCTCCTCCCCTCCGGCTTCGCCATCCTCccggacggcggcggcggcggtgcgcACAAGGCCGGGGGCTCGCTGCTGACGGTGGCGTTCCAGATCCTGGTGAACAGTCAGCCAACGGCGAAACTGACGGTGGAGTCGGTGGAGACCGTCAACAACCTCATATCGTGCACCGTCCAAAAGATCAAGGCGGCGCTCAACTGCGAGCCGTAA